Proteins from a genomic interval of Desertifilum tharense IPPAS B-1220:
- a CDS encoding DNA-3-methyladenine glycosylase yields MTPRDSPPIISPSWLARSSVEVAPDLIGCTLARKMDSGQIIRGVIVETEAYAPGDPACHAYRRRTARNAAMFGSAGTCYVYLIYGIYHCLNVVTDQEEVASAVLIRALQLVEIPERLQQPSPRKLARLAAGPGKLCQVLEIDLSLNATPLLPNQALWLEARSSTFQPDLVQTTRIGITQGVDLPWRWYLANCPAVSRL; encoded by the coding sequence ATCACCCCCAGAGATTCACCCCCAATTATTTCCCCAAGTTGGTTAGCGCGTTCCTCGGTGGAAGTAGCCCCAGACCTGATTGGCTGTACCTTAGCGAGAAAAATGGATTCTGGGCAAATCATCCGGGGCGTAATTGTCGAAACCGAAGCCTACGCCCCAGGCGATCCGGCGTGTCATGCCTACCGCCGCCGGACTGCCCGTAACGCCGCGATGTTTGGTTCTGCGGGGACTTGTTATGTTTACCTCATTTATGGCATTTACCACTGTTTGAACGTTGTTACAGACCAGGAAGAGGTTGCTAGTGCAGTTTTAATTCGGGCATTGCAACTGGTGGAGATTCCCGAAAGATTGCAACAACCTTCTCCCCGCAAACTTGCCCGGTTAGCCGCCGGGCCTGGTAAACTCTGTCAAGTTTTGGAAATTGACCTCAGCTTGAATGCTACACCTTTGCTGCCTAACCAAGCGCTGTGGTTAGAGGCGCGTTCTTCTACGTTTCAGCCAGATTTGGTACAAACAACCCGCATTGGCATTACTCAAGGGGTAGACTTGCCTTGGCGGTGGTATCTGGCAAATTGTCCGGCTGTTTCTCGGCTTTAG